From the genome of Mustela erminea isolate mMusErm1 chromosome 3, mMusErm1.Pri, whole genome shotgun sequence:
GTGGTTTTCCTTCACCAAAATCTAATGGCTTAGTTTAGTCAATGCATGGAACATGATTGCTTAAATTTAAAGCATTCTTATCCTAACAATTTCAGAATTGAAAGAAACTTTAGCCAACATTTAGTTTTATATACCCACTCTCCACCCAGTTTACAGATGTGAAAGAGAGACTGAGGTTAACCGTTCAGAGCCAAACTCAGAGCTTGTAAACTCTGTGCCCTGCCTAGTAGTCTGGGCTCCTAAAACATCTGTATTAATTACATATTGATTTAGTTTTGGATCCATGACATTTTCGGTAGTGTTTTCAAGTTCtcacatttagaatttttattacatCTTCTGCATTCCTTAGCCCAAAGAATGGAGAGGGAAGTACACTCTCGGAATATTTTATGATTTGGGGTTTTAAGTGTTCACAGACATGCCATTCTGTTTgtctttgagaaaaacaaaagtttaattcTTAATATGGAATTGTCTGGCATTTTTTACCTATGCTCTTTTTCTTgtgataataattttttctttttctctttttagtctgCCATTTTCAATTTTCAGAGTCTGTTGACAGTAATCTTGCTGCTTATATGTACCTGTGCTTACATCCGATCCTTGGCACCCAGCCTCCTGGACAGAAATAAAACTGGGTATGTTACTAATGATACTTAACCACCCAAATTAGGTCCTATAGACATTGAGGGTAAATTACCATAAAGGTCATTAAATAATTTAGTTCCTGTATATAACTTCATTTTGTAACAGCTTTCtacattattttctctgtttttaataaataaaaagacaaatatcagaaGTGACCTGAAATGTGTCTATAAAAAGTACACTTAAAAAGATATTACAGGGTTTTTTTCATCTggaattagaaatagaatttagCACTTTCAAAGATCGTATTTGGCCTTAACTTTTTATGCAATAATCAGTAAAGctggttatttaaaaacaaaacaaaacaaaacaaaaacaaacaaacaaaaaaaccaagttGGTTATCATGTTTTTGAAGCATAAAACAGTTGGCAAGCACTGTGTCCATAAAAAAATATGATGTAGACATTTCCCTCTCCAGTCTAACACTGTTCGAATCATATAGGTTCCCTATTAGCATCAGAAAGCAAACATCTTCAGGGAAATATATTTAGCTAACTTTGTAATAGTAAAAATTAAGTCTTGAGCTTGACACATCTCTTGTATTATATGTTCACACCCTGAAAAAAATTGAGCTCAAATATAATACCACaaagaattgaaattttaaagtgCCATCTTTATAATACAAAAGTACATGTTGAATTCAACCAAAAggaaaagtatattaaaaaccagagactagggcacctgggtggttcagtgggttgggcctctgcctttggctcaggtcatggcctcggggtcctggggtcgagccccacatcgggctctctgctcagcagggagcctgcttcctcctctctctctgcctgcctctctgcctacttatgatctctctctttgtcaaataaataaataaatttttaaaaaaaagcaaaccagagACTATGTGATGAAAGCTATGTAAATTTTCTTTGCCTTgagtatttattaatttctaagaGAAATTGTCTTAATCCTTCCTTAATAAAAGCCTATACCTACTTaatcattttaagaaacaaaagaatgaaagaatatacTTCACATAGGAATAGTTCTCTCCAGCACCTGTATTGGGCCAAATTAGGATCCTGCAAGGTCAAATTCTGTTTTTCAACTAATAAAAATCTGCAAGAGGCAAGATGATAGCTATGAGAGTAATAATTTCAGCTTTTTCCTTCACCTTCATTCTATCTTTGAGGACATAATTAGCATTTATTCAGACATTGTGTCATCTAAATTATTTAGCTTTTGTTACCATTTCTTCCTTGTTATTTCCTAGGGttgttgaaatatatataaaggcATAAATAGAACCTCTAACcagtttcaaatattaaaaatcccTAATCCTGTTCTAATATACTGATCATCTGTTTCTGTTAGCCTGAGGGATTTTATTCAAACTGCTGATGTTATTTGTCCAACAGTTTTTGTGACAATGCCCTTCTTCCTTTGTAGACGTTGACTTTTCATCACgtttttttcctctgaagtccTCTTGCACTTAGTCTTCACTTactatgtccattttttaaaatcagatgaaattacatagtattttgttcctttgttgaAGTTCCTTAATCTTACTTGTTGCTTAGTTGTGCATTAAGCCTTTCCATGCAACTAAATGGTTTTATTCTTTCCCTTCTGCAACCCCTATTGACTTAAAGTATATGGTAGAAACCAGTAAACATCCTCATTGATGTTTGGCTTGGTATTGTAATATAATACGTAACTACCTAATAAgatatttaagtgtttatttcattataaaaacaatCACGTTAATGGAATAGAATATCGATGCTTTGCTGCTGCTGTTACGGATAAAGTAGGTTGCATGTGGAAAAGTCTGCTCCTCATTCTTTGGGGAGCAGGAATACATCCATTACATGCTACATTAAAAAAGGAGTTCTCAGGGCTGCCAACCTTACAGTAGAGGTTGAGTAGTAGTATATTTCTCCTACATATAAGACCAAAGAACTAGCATGCCTACTTCTGTACTTTGAAGCATGTACTCATATAGTCAGCTGCTtgaaggctttttttaaaaactttgcttctatttatataaatgttaggCCCCATTTTGACTCGTACATTAGGAATATTTTCTCTGGGAGCAATTCTTAGTGGGTCATTGTCCttttatagtatattttcttttgagactCATAATAAACTGTCCTTTCATTATAGTGAATATCCCATGTTTAAGTAGAGATGTGTATGCTAACTGGACAGTAGAGTTTCTTGATAATTTCACTCTTGAAAATAACAGTTTTTTTGCTGCTTCAAATAATACAGAACTAAAATCAGCAATAAATTATTGCTACTTTGCCTCATTTCCTGTTATCATAGACTTGATTAGCTTTATCAGCATATATACTTACTGGCTTATAGCCATAGAAACCAAGCGGCATAATTGTATTGGTTTTTCCTAACTAATAAAGTTCCTGTGTTCTAATAAATagcatttggggcacctgggtggctcagttggttaagtggctgactccaactcaggtcatgatcccaggatcctgggattgtggctgacttcgactcaggtcatgatcctaggatcctaggataGAGCCTCCATGTCTGGCCTCCCTGTTCAgaggcagagaacctgcttctgcctctgcctgccactctgcctacttgtgcattcacatgcactttctctctccaataaataaataaataaatacctttgatAAATAGCATTTTGCATATTACAGAAATATGTCTAGGTAGAGAAATATAAGGGAAAGGCCTAAGTAGTACTGATAAATCTCTAAGTTGCTTGagttagggaattttttttatttatatagtttttagtatatgtgtTGTAACAATTCCCTAATGATGCTTTGAGTTATTTCTAGGTTATCAAACCTGAACTGATCCTGATTGTGATCTTATAGTTTTAGATTATGTTCTGTGGGACTCTGAGCTTCTCATGGAGGAGCTTCAGGTGTCCTGCCACTGGGTCCCTCATCCACAGCTTTAAATCTATGGGCATGTTATACTCAATAGATTTTTAGAATCAAGGAACCATGGCATTGCAAATGACTAACTgattgtcttcagtttttttgaTGATATGTAAGCCAATTTTAAGTGACATCTAAAGTTACTATCACATgtgcctttatatttttttttttaagattttatttatttatttgacagatcacaagtaggtggagagggaggcaaagagaagggggaagcaggctccctgctgagcagagcgccctatgtggggcttgattccaggaccctgagatcatgacctgagctgaaggcagaggcttaacccactgagttaagACAGTGGGTTAACACAGTGTTAATCCAGCCCATCAGTTACTATTCTGAAGAATTTCTTTGCAATAATGAAATCAATCCTTATAAAAAGCCTATGAGGGTGAGTTTCTATTGAGAAAATTTGCTTACAGTTATGTAGCCAATTAAGTAGAATTAAACTTGGGCACAATCTGGgccttatattttcttatattattttcaaaaatatctttgatCTTTGTCCTTTTATTCCTATAGTAAAATTGTTGCACCTGTCGGAATATCCATCCTTCAAAATAAACTTGTATTTTTGCCCATTTCATGGCAACTGAACCATGAGACTTTTTGATTTGAGGTCAGGAAGTTATATTTCAAAGGAGGAATATATATAGAACTTAATTGAACCagtaatttctttcattcttaacCACTCATACGTAATTATTTATCAGCCAGCCATCTCTTAGggcctccccccaaaaaaagcataACCTAAATTTCCCTGGAATTTACATATTTCAGTTTTGTTACTACACCACTCCTAACCTACTGCAGTAATTACTACTAATTTATCTTGATTTGTAGCTATGTATAACACCATTCATAATTCTCCTCTTTTGTCAGAGCAACAAAATAGTTGTCTACAATGTTTTCATATCCTTTAGCTATCTCAGTTACTcagttgattttgttttaaatcttctaCTTTTTATACATGCTGAATAAgtgatatatgcatataatttgtatttaattcaTAGTATATTCATGCAAAGAATGGTGATGAACACTTCATTCTAATTCTTATTTTCAGAATGTATGTGTTTTAAATGTCATATTTAGTTAACTCATACACAGACTACCCTAAACTAGGATTTTGTACTTAAATTGAAAACATGGGCACCTATTTTTATATCCTTCCTTATTGAGTGACATAGTTATGTAAATGCTATCACTGGAGTTCATGGTTATAAATCCTTTAAATATAGAACTACATtctataaaaagtaatttttataaaaaattactttctataaaaagttttattttttaatggcaaaaacaCCCAAACCAACTGTGTTCATTTAccattttctcaaaattaatgtttatgtaaattggcatatatattttctacttttgagAATTAAGCACTTGAAGTTGACTCAATCAGTTCTGCAGTAAAAAAACACTGTGCACATTTTTGCTGCACGTATTAATTTACTGTGTGTTTAACCTAGGATACGACATATATTCCAGTTTGTAACAGTTTATATACACTGACATTTGATAAGCAAGTGtgtcctactttcctacataaaTGGTGGTTCAATACCAAATTTCAGTTTTGAAGTATCAAAAGGTAAAAATGCCAGTTTGTATTGAATGCTCTGTAGGTTACTGAGAAAATGATTAACCTTTCTCACTAATTAATAgctactatttccttttttattacatGCAGATTGTTGGGTATATTTTGGAAATGCGCCAGAATTGGTAAGTGTCTGTTATAATCGCCACATCTTCAGCTGTAAATTGTTGGGCAGTTTACTTATGCCATATTCACAGAAGGCAGACATCTGTTTTAAAACCGCAGGCTTCCCAATTTTGAGCAGTTTTGCAAAAGTTTGTCAAATTCCCCCAAATTCTTATCCTTATGCTATTTAATACTAGACATGGTAGATACCACATAAGACTTAATTAGCAGGAAGATGGAAACTACAAGAAAAATCTAATTCAAATATCAAATGCTATGCATTCCTAGTGTTGAGATTTTAGACAAACGTGTACAGTTTATAAGAATGCACACATTCTTATAGAGCATGCTGCTCTGTATAACAGGTACTATTTTGATAAAAAGGATGAATTTTCCATCTAATGGAAGGCCCGCTAAGCAGTCGTCTAAAATTAATCACTTTATTCCCCTATGCTAAGTCCAAGAATGTTATTTGTTGCTTTTGGAAAGCATTCACTGTTTCACCTGTCAAACTCCTGTGATCATAACTGAATTTTGTTCTAATTGACTAAAGTTAAATATGATTATATTCTAATTTCTCATAGTAAAATTAGTAGTGTCATTGTATGTTTTTGTTCAAATAATAATATACTCTTAGCCCATccctatatgtatataacatttaGCAGAGTGCCTAGTTCATAGTAGAGACTGAAATGATTGACaagtgaatgaattaaaatgtaCTTTACTGATGTAATCCACCAGTGTTCTTATAATAGACTTTACCCTTTTTAACATAGCTAGTTCCAAAAAAAAGGCATTACAGAGCAATTTGTGATTGTTCTACTTGGACAGAACAAAATGGATATTTCTCCTCTTTGGAATTATTTACATAACCCCCTGAAAAAAAGCTAGGTTTTAGTACTCTTCCaatatttaatttgtatgttactattttcttttataaagataagacttccataataaaaaaaaaagttgctgtaTTTGACAGTATAATTAGTCTGATAACAACCTGAATTACCCCAGTGAATCACTTTAAATAGGGGGAATTTAGGAGTCATGTCCCTTAGATAAAATGTGTTCCATCCAGAGTATTATGTTTTCGTTTGGATTCA
Proteins encoded in this window:
- the TMEM167A gene encoding protein kish-A, with protein sequence MSAIFNFQSLLTVILLLICTCAYIRSLAPSLLDRNKTGLLGIFWKCARIGERKSPYVAVCCIVMAFSILFIQ